The DNA window CAGCACTCATCAGGGGCGATCCATGAGGTAATAGTAGAGAAGGGGGAGAGGCTAACGATCGCCGAGTACGTCGAGAAAATCGTCGCGGGCGCCTTCGATCTGGGCTAGCGAGGCGACGCGGGCGGCCTCGGGATCACGCGCGCGCAGCGCGTCGAGGATCGCGCGATGGCGCGGCAGCGACAGGCTGTCGCGGTCGAGCCGGCGGCTCGATACCTTGATCGACTCCCCAAGCGCCTTGGACAGCATTTGGCACAGATGGGCGAGCAGGTCATTGTGGGTGGCGCGGGCGATGAGGACGTGGAACTCCAGATCCGGCGCAAGCCGGTCGCGTCGCGAGCGGGCCCTGCTCATCTTTGAAAAAGCCGACTCGATCGCCTCGAGCTCGTCGCCGCTCGCCGCTGTCGCGGCCAGCGCGGCCGCGGCGGGTTCGATAATCAGACGCACCGCGAACAGATCCTCGAACAGCCCGGTCGAAAGCTCCGCACCGACCATCCAGCCAAGCACGTCCGGGTCGAGCAGGTGCCATTCGGCGCGTGGGCGAACCACCGAGCCGACCTTGGGCTTGGCGTGCACCAGCCCCTTGGCGCCCAGTACCCGCAGTGCCTCA is part of the Halotalea alkalilenta genome and encodes:
- a CDS encoding FadR/GntR family transcriptional regulator, which gives rise to MSSTPPARKHRHAEIIRDLGARIVTSELAPGDRLPHESEMLATYGVSRPVLREALRVLGAKGLVHAKPKVGSVVRPRAEWHLLDPDVLGWMVGAELSTGLFEDLFAVRLIIEPAAAALAATAASGDELEAIESAFSKMSRARSRRDRLAPDLEFHVLIARATHNDLLAHLCQMLSKALGESIKVSSRRLDRDSLSLPRHRAILDALRARDPEAARVASLAQIEGARDDFLDVLGDR